TCATAGAATAAAAAAAGGAGAATAGCTAATGAACTTAAGCGAGAAATTGACGATGATAAGAAAGAAAGAGGGATACTCTCAGGAAGAAGCCGCAGAAAAACTTAATGTGACCAGACAGACCATTTCAAACTGGGAAACGGGACAGACTTCACCAAGCATAGAACAGTCCATATCCATAGCAAAACTATATAAAATAAGTCTTGATGAACTTACCGATAACGATATAAGGAATGTCATCGAAAACAAAGTATCCAATACGGAAAAGATAGCCGGATATATGATGTTATATATAAAGTTTATTGCGGCGGTTTTGGTAGTGCTTGTGATTATCGGTATCTCATGTGCTATATTTATCAAATAATCAAAATAAAAGGGGCTAAGCCCCTTTAACCATTTTAAAGAACAATTTAAGTAACTCATTCAATCAATTCTTAACTAAAGTAATATAAATATATTTTTCTTTATATTATCATAAATTTATTTTTTCTAAATATATTAAAATAGCTTGATTTAATAAATAATTCTATAACTTTAATCAATGATAAATAATAAAAAAGCACAGCCAAGCCATGCTTTTAAAAATCTTTCCTATATCTTTTATATTTTATCCGACGCATAATCAAAATCATCAAAAGTGATATTTTCTTTTATCTCTTCCATAGATACTTCACTGTCTCTATGTTTTATTATTGATATGGTATTTATGATAAGTGTAGTTGAATCCGACAGTGCCGTCGAAAAATCGAGTATCGAAAAGGAATAAACTATCCACATAAAAAGATTAGCCCATATACTGTATCTCGTTTCCTTTACCCCTTTTAC
This region of Anaerofustis stercorihominis DSM 17244 genomic DNA includes:
- a CDS encoding helix-turn-helix transcriptional regulator gives rise to the protein MNLSEKLTMIRKKEGYSQEEAAEKLNVTRQTISNWETGQTSPSIEQSISIAKLYKISLDELTDNDIRNVIENKVSNTEKIAGYMMLYIKFIAAVLVVLVIIGISCAIFIK